The proteins below come from a single Drosophila kikkawai strain 14028-0561.14 chromosome 3R, DkikHiC1v2, whole genome shotgun sequence genomic window:
- the LOC108084614 gene encoding ADP-ribosylation factor-like protein 6-interacting protein 4 translates to MGKSEKKSKKKHKEKRKEFKAKHKSSKSKSKKHSRRKQESPPPAAPPTRLEQAESSSELEDFAIPIALMNSKSHAPETPEEYQRRQSQIRREVDPVTGRTRLIKGDSEVLEEIVTKERHTDINKKATRGDGEYYEARSLEAARRRK, encoded by the exons ATGGGCAAGAGTgagaaaaaatcaaagaaaaagcATAAGGAAAAGCGCAAGGAGTTTAAGGCGAAGCACAAATCCTCCAAGTCCAAATCGAAGAAGCACAGCCGACGGAAGCAGGAATCACCTCCTCCCGCAGCTCCACCGACGCGACTAGAGCAGGCGGAGAGTAGCAGCGAGCTGGAGGACTTTGCCATACCAATAG CACTGATGAACAGCAAATCGCACGCACCCGAAACGCCGGAGGAGTACCAGCGACGCCAGAGCCAGATCCGTCGCGAGGTGGACCCCGTTACCGGGCGCACGCGCCTTATCAAGGGCGACAGTGAGGTGCTGGAAGAGATCGTGACCAAGGAGCGTCACACTGATATTAACAAGAAGGCCACTCGCGGCGATGGCGAGTATTACGAGGCCCGATCTCTGGAAGCCGCCCGGCGACGCAAGTGA
- the Syx1A gene encoding syntaxin-1A — MTKDRLAALHAAQSDDEEETEVAVNVDGHDSYMDDFFAQVEEIRGMIDKVQDNVEEVKKKHSAILSAPQTDEKTKQELEDLMADIKKNANRVRGKLKGIEQNIEQEEQQNKSSADLRIRKTQHSTLSRKFVEVMTEYNRTQTDYRERCKGRIQRQLEITGRPTNDDELEKMLEEGNSSVFTQGIIMETQQAKQTLADIEARHQDIMKLETSIKELHDMFMDMAMLVESQGEMIDRIEYHVEHAMDYVQTATQDTKKALKYQSKARRKKIMILICLTVLGILAASYVSSYFIIQASK, encoded by the exons ATGACTAAGGACAGATTAGCCGCTCTCCATGCCGCCCAATCCGACGATGAGGAGGAGACGGAGGTGGCCGTCAATGTGGATGGCCATGACTCGTACATGGACGATTTCTTCGCCCAGGTGGAGGAGATTCGCGGTATGATCGACAAAGTGCAGGATAATGTCGAGGAGGTGAAGAAGAAGCACTCGGCCATCCTGTCCGCCCCGCAAACGGACGAGAAGACcaagcaggagctggaggatcTGATGGCCGACATCAAGAAGAACGCCAATCGGGTGCGGGGCAAGCTCAAGGGCATCGAGCAGAATAtcgagcaggaggagcagcagaacAAGTCGTCGGCGGATCTGCGTATCCGCAAGACGCAGCACTCGACGCTGTCGCGAAAGTTTGTCGAGGTGATGACGGAATACAATCGCACCCAGACCGACTACCGAGAGCGCTGCAAGGGAAGGATACAGCGCCAGCTGGAGATCACCGGCCGGCCGACAAACGACGATGAACTGGAGAAGATGCTGGAGGAGGGCAACTCGTCGGTGTTCACGCAGGGCATCATCATGGAGACGCAGCAGGCGAAACAGACGCTGGCGGATATCGAGGCCCGGCACCAGGACATCATGAAGCTGGAGACATCGATTAAGGAGCTGCACGACATGTTCATGGACATGGCCATGTTGGTGGAGTCGCAGGGCGAAATGATCGATCGCATTGAGTACCATGTGGAGCACGCTATGGACTATGTGCAGACGGCAACTCAGGATACCAAGAAGGCGCTCAAGTACCAGAGCAAAGCCCGCCGAAAGAAGATCATGATACTGATCTGCCTCACTGTGCTGGGCATCTTAGCGGCCTCATATGTTAGCAGTTATTTCAT TATCCAAGCCAGCAAGTAG